A stretch of Paraburkholderia phenazinium DNA encodes these proteins:
- a CDS encoding sugar ABC transporter ATP-binding protein, whose protein sequence is MSEPVAVAAASSPRLPLIRVTGVTKKFGGVQALRGVDLEVLPGEVHALLGENGAGKSTLIKILSGVHTYDEGSIEIAGQKVAFESPAKSREAGVAVVYQDLSLVESLSVGANLMLGREPRTRFGFVRQRELLAQVSAFLREHNIPLDPRVPVDSLPFAYRQMTEICKALMGDVRVLILDEPTSALTGGEEQILFDAIRAVTERGVGVIYVTHRLNEVFRISQRVTVFRDGANAGQFATAETDMKQLVAAIVGPRHAAMQARQETTGGVVTQPGLGVDAQAASQVAHNAPVLTLSNVSNARLSGVNFSVHKGEVHGLAGLIGSGRTEILQTIFGLLPTHAGTIELDGEPLAARRPADAIRRGIALVPEDRHLQGLVLDHSIERNLTLPRLPQFSRGGWLLAKAAAQQARTAMKQLSVKAPDASTQVKFLSGGNQQKVVFAKWNHPRPKLLLLDEPTVGVDVGAREEIYGVVRDAAHAGTGVVVVSSDLDELLRLCDRISIVMDGSIERTVERAQIRHAEELHHLIQLPRPMEELAT, encoded by the coding sequence ATGAGTGAGCCGGTTGCGGTCGCGGCCGCTTCATCGCCTCGACTGCCATTGATCCGCGTTACTGGCGTCACCAAGAAATTCGGTGGCGTGCAGGCGTTGCGCGGCGTCGATCTGGAAGTTCTGCCGGGTGAAGTGCATGCACTGCTCGGCGAAAATGGCGCGGGCAAATCCACCCTCATCAAGATACTTAGCGGCGTCCATACCTACGACGAAGGCTCGATCGAAATCGCCGGCCAGAAGGTCGCGTTCGAATCGCCGGCGAAGTCGCGCGAGGCGGGCGTCGCCGTCGTCTATCAGGACCTGAGTCTCGTCGAATCGCTGTCCGTTGGTGCCAACCTGATGCTTGGGCGTGAGCCGCGCACGCGGTTTGGCTTCGTCAGGCAACGCGAACTGTTGGCGCAGGTCAGCGCATTTCTGCGCGAACACAATATTCCACTCGATCCACGCGTGCCAGTCGACTCGCTGCCGTTTGCCTACCGGCAGATGACGGAGATCTGCAAGGCGCTGATGGGCGACGTGCGCGTGCTGATCCTCGACGAGCCGACGTCCGCGCTAACGGGCGGCGAAGAACAGATTCTCTTCGACGCGATTCGCGCGGTGACGGAGCGCGGCGTTGGTGTGATCTACGTGACGCACCGTCTGAACGAGGTGTTTCGTATCTCGCAGCGCGTGACCGTGTTCCGCGACGGCGCGAACGCCGGCCAGTTCGCCACGGCCGAGACCGACATGAAGCAGTTGGTCGCTGCCATCGTCGGCCCGCGTCATGCGGCGATGCAGGCCAGACAGGAAACCACCGGGGGCGTAGTGACGCAACCGGGGCTTGGCGTAGATGCTCAAGCCGCCTCACAGGTCGCACACAATGCGCCCGTGCTGACGCTATCAAACGTGAGCAATGCGCGTCTTTCCGGCGTGAACTTCTCCGTGCACAAAGGCGAAGTGCACGGCCTCGCAGGACTGATCGGCAGCGGCCGCACGGAGATTCTGCAGACGATCTTCGGCCTGCTGCCGACGCACGCAGGCACGATTGAGCTCGACGGCGAACCGCTCGCCGCTCGCCGACCCGCCGATGCCATCAGGCGCGGCATCGCGCTCGTCCCGGAAGACCGGCATCTGCAAGGGCTCGTGCTCGATCACTCGATTGAACGCAATCTGACCTTGCCGCGTCTGCCGCAGTTTTCGCGAGGCGGCTGGCTGCTCGCGAAAGCCGCTGCACAACAGGCGCGCACGGCGATGAAGCAGCTTTCCGTAAAAGCGCCCGATGCGTCGACGCAAGTGAAGTTTCTCTCCGGCGGCAACCAGCAGAAAGTCGTGTTCGCCAAATGGAATCATCCGCGGCCGAAGCTGTTGCTGCTCGATGAGCCGACGGTCGGTGTGGACGTAGGCGCGCGCGAAGAAATCTACGGCGTGGTGCGCGACGCGGCGCATGCGGGTACAGGTGTCGTAGTGGTGTCGTCGGATCTGGACGAACTGTTGCGGCTATGCGATCGCATTTCCATCGTGATGGACGGCTCGATCGAACGGACCGTCGAGCGCGCGCAGATTCGCCACGCGGAAGAACTTCACCATCTCATTCAACTTCCCCGGCCTATGGAAGAGCTTGCAACATGA
- a CDS encoding SDR family NAD(P)-dependent oxidoreductase, with product MAEKFGATSTTDDVLAGVDLHGKRILVTGVSAGLGVETARALAAHGASVIGAARDLAKAELAIAEARRDAAAAGGSIDLVELDLASLGSVRACADKLLAEGKPLDVIITNAGVMATPFGKTADGFETQFGTNHLGHFVLVNRLASLIPSGGRVVALASSGHRFADVDIDDPGFERTPYEPFLAYGRSKTANILFAVAFDQRHRARGVRAAAVHPGGIHTELARHMDESQLTALVDRINSQLASEGKGPFQFKTIPQGAATSVWAAAVAAAEDVGGRYCENCHVSEVVADDVVITPVSEGVRRYALDVANADALWRKSEEMVGESF from the coding sequence ATGGCTGAGAAATTTGGAGCAACTTCAACGACAGACGACGTGCTTGCAGGCGTCGATCTTCACGGCAAGCGAATTCTTGTCACTGGTGTTTCGGCGGGACTCGGTGTGGAGACCGCCCGGGCGCTTGCAGCGCACGGAGCGAGCGTGATCGGGGCGGCCAGAGACCTGGCAAAAGCGGAGCTGGCGATTGCCGAAGCGCGGCGCGATGCCGCCGCGGCAGGCGGCAGTATCGACCTGGTCGAACTCGACCTCGCAAGCCTCGGGAGCGTCCGGGCTTGCGCCGACAAGCTATTGGCCGAGGGCAAACCGCTCGACGTCATCATTACGAATGCCGGCGTAATGGCGACGCCCTTCGGCAAAACCGCAGACGGATTCGAGACGCAATTCGGCACGAATCATCTGGGGCATTTCGTGCTCGTGAATCGCCTGGCGTCGCTGATTCCGTCTGGTGGTCGAGTGGTCGCACTGGCGTCATCCGGGCACCGTTTCGCGGACGTGGATATCGACGATCCCGGCTTTGAGCGTACGCCTTACGAGCCGTTTCTCGCCTACGGCCGCTCCAAGACCGCGAACATCCTCTTCGCGGTTGCTTTCGATCAGCGACATCGCGCGCGCGGCGTGCGGGCAGCCGCTGTTCATCCTGGCGGGATTCACACGGAGCTGGCCCGCCATATGGACGAGAGCCAGCTGACTGCACTCGTGGACAGGATCAACAGTCAGCTGGCATCGGAGGGGAAAGGACCGTTCCAGTTCAAGACGATCCCGCAGGGTGCGGCGACTTCGGTATGGGCCGCGGCGGTGGCGGCAGCCGAAGACGTGGGAGGCAGATATTGCGAAAACTGCCACGTAAGCGAAGTCGTGGCGGACGATGTTGTCATCACGCCCGTCAGCGAGGGCGTTCGCCGCTACGCTCTCGACGTTGCGAATGCTGACGCACTCTGGCGCAAGAGCGAAGAGATGGTTGGCGAGTCGTTCTGA
- a CDS encoding TetR/AcrR family transcriptional regulator: protein MSHSTPKERKPRADALRNRERILEEAKTAFTHAGSDVSLDDVARQAGVGVGTVYRHFPTREALLESVYRAEVGKLAEEARRMTESLPPLDALRSWMMLFVDYIATKKIIAPALNSIVGGSTKLFESSGAQIKDAIQSLVTRAVDSGDIRADLVPLDLLRALVGVSNVASAPDWQQSAKRLVDILLLGSRPPG from the coding sequence GTGAGTCACTCGACGCCGAAAGAACGAAAGCCCCGGGCCGACGCGCTACGCAATCGCGAGCGCATCCTCGAAGAAGCAAAAACGGCGTTTACGCACGCGGGAAGCGACGTCAGTCTCGACGACGTGGCACGTCAGGCGGGCGTCGGCGTAGGCACGGTCTACCGGCACTTTCCCACGCGTGAGGCGCTGCTGGAGAGTGTCTACCGTGCTGAGGTGGGCAAGCTTGCGGAGGAGGCGCGAAGGATGACCGAGTCTTTGCCTCCGCTTGATGCGTTGCGATCCTGGATGATGCTTTTCGTCGACTACATCGCCACCAAAAAGATCATCGCGCCTGCATTGAACTCAATCGTGGGAGGGTCGACGAAGCTGTTCGAATCGTCCGGGGCCCAGATCAAGGACGCGATCCAGTCGCTTGTGACGCGCGCCGTGGACAGCGGCGACATTCGCGCTGACCTCGTGCCGCTGGATCTGCTGCGCGCTCTCGTGGGCGTTTCCAACGTCGCGTCTGCGCCGGACTGGCAGCAAAGCGCGAAAAGACTGGTTGACATACTTCTGCTCGGATCGCGGCCGCCGGGCTAG
- a CDS encoding Rap1a/Tai family immunity protein: MAAALLMTVCSIAHASPASDINNGFLTGKSFQSGSQSMRTAYVIGVLDGFSYAPVFGAPDAKIEKLRQCIGTMHADARQVGTIVDKYLEANPDSLSLQMQPIVLRAMRQVCATHGMTVD; the protein is encoded by the coding sequence ATGGCCGCGGCCTTGCTTATGACAGTTTGCTCCATCGCACACGCGAGTCCGGCGTCCGATATCAACAATGGATTTCTCACGGGCAAATCCTTTCAAAGCGGAAGCCAATCGATGCGTACCGCTTACGTGATTGGTGTGCTCGACGGTTTCTCTTACGCTCCTGTCTTTGGCGCGCCAGATGCGAAGATCGAGAAACTTCGGCAGTGCATTGGAACGATGCATGCCGACGCGCGACAAGTGGGCACCATTGTCGATAAGTACCTCGAAGCAAATCCCGATTCGTTGAGTCTGCAGATGCAGCCGATCGTCCTGCGCGCGATGCGGCAGGTTTGCGCGACTCATGGCATGACGGTCGACTGA